A segment of the Halovivax limisalsi genome:
CTGTTCGTCGACGAGGCGGTGGCGGGCCAGGACGCCGTCAGGCGCGCCCGCGAGTTCGACGAGGCCGTGGAAATGGACGGGGCCATCCTGACGAAGGCCGACGCTGACTCCAACGGCGGCGCGGCGATCTCGATCGCGCAGGTGACGGGCAAACCGATTCTCTTCCTCGGCGTCGGCCAGGAGTACGACGATCTGGAGCGCTTCGACCCCGAGCAACTGGCCGATCGGTTGCTCGCCGAGGAGTAACTCGCCCGTCGGCAGACTGACCCCTACTCGCGGTTCTTCGAGGCGACGCGTCACTCGTCGACACGCCGGTCGCTCGACCGAAGCGTTGTCGACTCAGTCGACCGCTTCGGCCGGCACGGCGGCGCCCCATCGCTCGCGCGTCCCCCTGATCGATCGCGCTGAACGGTGGTCACTCCGATTCGGACCCGACGTCCCGCCAGTCCGGGGCGGTCGAAATTTCTCGCGACGCACATGCGGCGAACGCGCCCAGCACGGCCTCCGAGAGCGCCGGGTGGACGTGTATCGGGTCCAGCACGTCCTCGACCGCGCCACCGCCGACGGTCATCGCGGATACGACCTCCTGAATCAGGACGGGCGCGTCGGGACCGACGACGTGACAGCCGAGGATCGATTCGCCGTCCGCGGCCGTAAGGACCTGCACGAACGCCTCCGGCTCGTCGAGGAGCAGCCCCAGCGGCGCGACGTCGTACCCGACGCGGACGGCGTCGTACTCGATATCGTCTTCGTCCAGCGCCGCCGGCGTCGGGCCGACGCTGGCGACGCGCGGGTCGGTGAAGATCGCGTGCGGAACGACGTCCCTGTCCATCGTCTCCGGATCGCTTCCCCGCTCGCCACCGTCCTCGCGGAGCCGGGCCAGCACGTTCGTACCGACCACCTCCGCTTCGCGATCGGCGACGTGTTTGAAGGGATCCGCCGGGAGGACGTCGCCGAGCGCCCAGACCCCGTCGACGTCGGTTTCGAGCGTCTCGTCGGTCGAGACGTGGCCGTCGTCCGTCGTCTCGACCCCCGTCGCGTCCAGCCCGAGGTCGTCGGTATTCGGCCGGCGGCCCGTCGCGAGGAGGATCTCGTCGGCGCGGATCTCGATCGCCTCTCCGCCGTTGGCATCGTCGTCATCCCCGCCCTCGGTCGCGGGCTCTGCAAGGAGTACTCGTCCGCCGTCGTCGCTCGCCCGGATCTCGGTCGCCTCGTGGCCCGCGCGGACCGTACACCGGTCGGAGAGCGAGCGCGTGACGGCCTCGCTGACCGCGCGCGACTCCCGGGGGACGAGGACGTCGCTCCGCCCGACGATCGTGACGTCGACCCCGACGGCGTCGAAGAAGTGACCCAGTTCGACGCCGATGTAGCCGCCGCCGACGATGGCCAGGCTGTCGGGCGCCGAATCGAGGTAGAGCGCGTCGTCGCTGGTGAGGATCTCCACGTCCTCGACGCCGTCGATCGGCGGAACGACCGGCCGGCCCCCGACGGCGATCACGACGTGCTCGCCGCGGATCCGTTCCCCGTCGGCGTCCCCGCCGTCGAGTTCGATCTCGCGGTCGTCGACGAAGCGGCCGGCGGCGTCGTACAGGGTGACGTTCTCAGTCGATTCGAGCGATTCCGCGGCTCGATCGGCCTTCTCGAAGACGGTGTCGTGGACGCGATCGACGACCGCCCCGTATTCGATCCCGTCGAGGGTAGCGTCGACGCCGAACCGATCGGCGCGACGGATCGTTTCACAGAGATCCGCCCGGTGGATTAGTCCCTTGGAGGGGACGCAACCCCGGGTGATACAGGCGCCGCCGATCGGCCCCGGTTCGACGACGGCCGCCTCGAATCCCTGCTTCGCCGCCGCGGTCGCGACCTGCGAGCCGGAGCCGCCGCCGAGGACGACGACGTCGAACGTGCGCATACGGTCGTCTCACCACGGCCGCGCGCAAATAGGTGACAGCGGGTGATCGAGATGGTGGCCGGACGGATATCGAGACGGCGACAAGCCGGTGGTCGAGTACCGGACGGAGACGTCCCAGTCCGGCCAGCAGTCGAGCTGGCGAACTCGATCCTCAATCGACCCGTCGAACCCGCTCCGCCAGCGCCGCCGCGTGCTCGTCGTCGAGCTCGCGGCGATCGAGCGAGAGGCCGATCCCGTCGTCGGTCTCGCGCGGAACGACGTGGACGTGGGCGTGATCGACCGTCCCCACCAGTGGGCCCGAGGTATAGAACGTGCTGAAGCCGTCCGGATCGAGGACGGCGTCGAGGCGATCGGCCACCTCGCCGACGGCGTCGAGGACGGGGTCGCGGATCGCGTCGGCCGCCGTGAGTAGCTCCTCGCAGTGTGTCGTCGGAACGACCAGCGCGTGCCCCGTCGCGGCCGGGTTCTCGTCGAGGAAACTCACGGCGTCCTCGGTTCGGTAGAGTTCTGCCACCGCCCGCTCGCCGGCCGCGATCGCACAGAACGGACAACCCCCTTCCATACGTGACTGTACGACCGGGTAATCATAGGTTTGTCCCACCCCAACCTGTCTGGTGGCCCGCTCAGAGCCAGTCGTCCCCGTCGTCAGTTTCGCCTTCCTCGACCGTTTCGAGGGTCGCGGCCAGATTCCTGAGGGCGTCGGCTTTCGTCGGGCCCTGGCTCGAGAGGCCGGTCTCCTCGTCGTCGGCGATCCAGAGTCCGTCCTCGACGGTGATCGAGATGCCCGCCTCGACGGCTGTGCCGGGCGTCGACGAGGAGTCGTCTGGGGCGTCATCTGCCATACGTGACAATTGTCTCGGTCCGTGGAAATGGATGTCGGTCTGGTGCATAGCGATCGAACGCTTCGGCGTTTCGATGCTGATGGCAGTGGTAATCGTGGGATGTTGGGGCGACAGGGAACTACCGACATTCGGAGTCGAACTGTCGGTAGGCGAGCACGTCCCCGCTTGCCGATTGAACCTCGACGCGCAATTGGCCGCTGACCGGTAGCGGATCGACGTACGTGAACTTGGTCACGACGCCGTCGTCACCCGTTCGATCTGCCGGTCCGACGTCGCCCTCGTGAATGGGGAGCGTATATAGCGGTGTTCGACGTTCTGCTTGTGGAGTGTACGCGTTGACTACTGTCGCATCCCTCTCTCGTATTTCTGACTCGTTCAACTCCACTCGGAGGAGGGCATTCCCGTCTTCGAGCGAGATTCTGGTCGTTCGAAGCGGCGGTACTCGATCGGCGTCGATGTCGTACATCGCAAACTCGCCGTTTCGTCGTCACTGGCAGTGCTGGAAAACGCCGAACAGCCGGCGATACCAACCGTCGTAGCTGCCAGTACTCCACTCAGGAATGTTCGACGGGAACCATTCGGTCTCATTCGCTTCTATCCTGTTACCTGCGGACAAATAGCACCTCGCTGTGTTTCGAATGTATCGGTCCATGAGATTAGACATGAGTACATTTTATAGTCCATGAGGTCATACGAGCGAACACCTACCTGAATCGCAATGAGCAGTTCCGACGACACCAAGCACGTTCAAACCGAACTGGATGAAACTGAATACGATCGATTCCGGGAGTTCGCAACGGAAAATGGGCTGTCGCTCAAAGAAGCCGGGCGCGAGGCGCTGATCGAGTGGATCGAGCGACAACAGCGAGCGGATCCAGCCGACCGGGCGTTCACCGTCCTCGACGAGCTCGCGGACGCTCCGGCAGCGTCGGCGGAGACCGACGCTCGCGACGAAGATGATCTCGTCGAGGAGTGGAGCGGCGAGGATTTCACGCTTGCCGACGACCCGTCCGCGAAATCCTGATATCGCATGGCCGAACCAGTCGAGACCACGATCGGGACGGTCACGGCCGAGCATTTTCGTCCGGGCCACGTCCGGCATCAGGTCGTCGTCGGTCCGAAGTTCCTGTACGCCCTGTTCAATCCGTCCGATAGAATGCACCCGGTCTCGCGGGCGTTTATGGCGTTCGTTCGCGACGGTGACCTCCCGTATCGTCGGCTCGTCGTCAACGACCACATCGTTGACGAAGCTGCAACGCGGCTGAAAAAACAGGCATCGGTGCAGCATGCAGCATCCTTCCTGGCGACCCTCGACGATAGTGCGGTCTATCAGTTCGAATCCGTCTCCGGGGCCGTCTTCGACGACGCCAAAGCGACGTTCGTGGAGTGGACCGATTTGGGTGCCTCCTTCACCGATTTCGTCGTGGCCACCCACATGGATGCCCTGGATATCGATCATATCGTGACGTATGACCGGCACTACGATGCATTCGACGTCACAACGCTTCCGTATCGGAGTCGGGACTAATCGAGTGCTCCATGCGGTTGCTCGCGTCAGTGTCGATGACGTCGTACATCCGGACCGTGTCGGGTGCGGACTCGATGGTTCCGTCGTACCCGGTTGCGAACGCCGCGGTTTCCTGAAGCGCAATAACGGGTCGTCCGTCGATCATCTCGGACTCGATCCGTAACCGCGGCTCGAAGACGACCTGGATGGCACATCGATGTCGCCAGCAGGCCGGCGATTCTCCGCGGTCGGAATCCGAATCGATCGAAGAATATCGTCCGGGCGTTGAGCTCGGACTCACTGACGGCGATAAATTGGGGGGTAGTCCGCTGGGTCGCGAGCAACCCGGTAGTCACCGCGAGTCCAGTCATCGACCCCATCGATGGCAGCACTGCTCGTCCGTGCCGGCGAACTGGGGGAGGACGGACTTCTGATAGTGATGGTGGCGAGCTGTCAGCTGGCGCCGTCGAGAACTCGAGACCGTATTTGCCAGCGACAGCCCAGTCGGCTGAAGCTGACTGGCGAGTTTCGTACCCAGCCGAGACGTCGCATTTCGCGTTACAATGCTCGAGTCGATCTTGCTGGTGCATCCAGGGAGGCGGTCGGTTTCTGATATCTCACTCGAGATTGCCACCGCCTCACTTCGTCACGCTCCTCATTGAACACCACCGACCCGCGCGAGAAAAGCCTTTAACGGCGTCACCCCGTACCTCCAGCAAATGGTACTCGACGACCTCGGGAGTTCGCTGCGGGGGACCTTGGACGACCTCCGCGGGAAGTCCCGGATCAGCGAGGAGGACGTCCAGTCGGTCGTCAAGGAGATCCAGCGATCGCTGCTCTCGGCCGACGTGGACGTCTCGCTCGTGATGGACCTCTCGGACAGCATCGAGACGCGGGCCCTGGAGGAAGAGCCGCCCGCCGGAACGCCCGCGCGGGACTTCATCCTGCGCATCGTCTACGAGGAACTCGTCGCCCTCATCGGCGAGTCGACGGAACTGCCCCTGGAGGAGCAGACGATCCTGCTGGCCGGCCTGCAGGGGTCGGGGAAGACGACGTCCGCGGCGAAGATGGCCTGGTGGTTCTCGACGAAGGGGCTGAAGCCGGCAGTCATCCAGACCGACACGTTCCGGCCGGGCGCCTACGACCAGGCCCAGCAGATGACCGACCGCGCCGAGGTCGACTTCTACGGCGACCCGGACGCGGAGGATCCGGTCGAGATCGCCCGACAGGGCCTCGAGGAGACGTCCGAGGCCGACGTTCACATCGTCGACACCGCGGGTCGCCACGCCCTGGAGGACGACCTCATCGCCGAGATCGAGGAGATCGAGGGCGTCGTCGAGCCCGACACCTCCCTGCTCGTGCTCGACGCCGCGATCGGGCAGGGCGCGAAGGATCAGGCCCGCGAGTTCGACGATTCGATCGGCATCGACGGCGTCGTCATCACGAAGTTAGACGGGACCGCGAAAGGGGGCGGCGCGCTGGCGGCCGTCGACCAGACCGACTCCTCGATCGCCTTCCTCGGGACCGGCGAGGAGGTCGACGACATCGAGCGCTTCGAGCCCGAGGGCTTCATCTCCCGCCTCCTCGGGATGGGCGACCTCGGCCAGCTGGCCGAGCGCGTCGAGCGCGCGATGGAGCAGACCGACATCGAGGAGGACGACTGGGACCCCGAGGAGATGCTGCAGGGCAACTTCACCCTGAACGACATGCAGAAGCAACTCGAGGCGATGAACAACATGGGCCCGCTCTCGCAGGTCTTGGACATGATCCCCGGCATGGGCGGCGGGATCAAGGATCAGCTGCCCGACGACGCGATGGACGTCACCGAGGAACGCATGCACACGTTCCAGGTCATCATGGACTCGATGACCGACGCGGAAAAGGAGTATCCGCGCGCCATCGGCGCCAGCCAGATCGAGCGCATCGCCCGCGGGTCGGGCACCAGCGAGGAGTCCGTCCGGGAACTGCTCCAGCAGTACAAGATGATGGAACAGACCATCAAGCAGTTCCAGGGCATGGGCTCGGAGAAGGAGATGCAGCGTATGATGCAGCAGATGCAACAGCAGGGCGGCGGTGGCGGCGGGATGGGCGGCATGGGCGGCGGCCCGTTCGGCTGAACTGCAGGCCCACCCGCTCTCCGATCCCGCGGGCGCCGCTATCCGCGACTACCGTTCTCGTCCTCGCCGCGTGGTTCCGCCACGAGCCGCGTGCCTCGGACCATCGATTGCGCGTCTCGAACTGGCGCCAGCAGAGCCGTTTCGACTCGGTCTGACGGCCGCGGACCCGATCGGGAGGGCCAATTAGACCCTCACCTGGGACTCGATCGTTTCCTGGATCGCACTCGTCACCTCGCACAGCGTCTCGACGCGGCCGGTCGGCTCGACCGTCCCGCGTCGCGGATCGTACTCGATCACGTTCGCTCGAGCGAATTTCGGCAGGTCGTCGTGTATCAGGCGCGTTTCTACCTCCGAGGGGGGAA
Coding sequences within it:
- a CDS encoding signal recognition particle protein Srp54, encoding MVLDDLGSSLRGTLDDLRGKSRISEEDVQSVVKEIQRSLLSADVDVSLVMDLSDSIETRALEEEPPAGTPARDFILRIVYEELVALIGESTELPLEEQTILLAGLQGSGKTTSAAKMAWWFSTKGLKPAVIQTDTFRPGAYDQAQQMTDRAEVDFYGDPDAEDPVEIARQGLEETSEADVHIVDTAGRHALEDDLIAEIEEIEGVVEPDTSLLVLDAAIGQGAKDQAREFDDSIGIDGVVITKLDGTAKGGGALAAVDQTDSSIAFLGTGEEVDDIERFEPEGFISRLLGMGDLGQLAERVERAMEQTDIEEDDWDPEEMLQGNFTLNDMQKQLEAMNNMGPLSQVLDMIPGMGGGIKDQLPDDAMDVTEERMHTFQVIMDSMTDAEKEYPRAIGASQIERIARGSGTSEESVRELLQQYKMMEQTIKQFQGMGSEKEMQRMMQQMQQQGGGGGGMGGMGGGPFG
- a CDS encoding DUF7344 domain-containing protein produces the protein MPRVATELDIRTVCTLVGAERRQRVLEYLQSADGVVRTGDVAESVATSIDVPPSEVETRLIHDDLPKFARANVIEYDPRRGTVEPTGRVETLCEVTSAIQETIESQVRV
- a CDS encoding type II toxin-antitoxin system VapC family toxin; amino-acid sequence: MAEPVETTIGTVTAEHFRPGHVRHQVVVGPKFLYALFNPSDRMHPVSRAFMAFVRDGDLPYRRLVVNDHIVDEAATRLKKQASVQHAASFLATLDDSAVYQFESVSGAVFDDAKATFVEWTDLGASFTDFVVATHMDALDIDHIVTYDRHYDAFDVTTLPYRSRD
- a CDS encoding type II toxin-antitoxin system HicB family antitoxin, whose amino-acid sequence is MADDAPDDSSSTPGTAVEAGISITVEDGLWIADDEETGLSSQGPTKADALRNLAATLETVEEGETDDGDDWL
- a CDS encoding HIT family protein, producing the protein MEGGCPFCAIAAGERAVAELYRTEDAVSFLDENPAATGHALVVPTTHCEELLTAADAIRDPVLDAVGEVADRLDAVLDPDGFSTFYTSGPLVGTVDHAHVHVVPRETDDGIGLSLDRRELDDEHAAALAERVRRVD
- a CDS encoding dihydrolipoyl dehydrogenase, which produces MRTFDVVVLGGGSGSQVATAAAKQGFEAAVVEPGPIGGACITRGCVPSKGLIHRADLCETIRRADRFGVDATLDGIEYGAVVDRVHDTVFEKADRAAESLESTENVTLYDAAGRFVDDREIELDGGDADGERIRGEHVVIAVGGRPVVPPIDGVEDVEILTSDDALYLDSAPDSLAIVGGGYIGVELGHFFDAVGVDVTIVGRSDVLVPRESRAVSEAVTRSLSDRCTVRAGHEATEIRASDDGGRVLLAEPATEGGDDDDANGGEAIEIRADEILLATGRRPNTDDLGLDATGVETTDDGHVSTDETLETDVDGVWALGDVLPADPFKHVADREAEVVGTNVLARLREDGGERGSDPETMDRDVVPHAIFTDPRVASVGPTPAALDEDDIEYDAVRVGYDVAPLGLLLDEPEAFVQVLTAADGESILGCHVVGPDAPVLIQEVVSAMTVGGGAVEDVLDPIHVHPALSEAVLGAFAACASREISTAPDWRDVGSESE